The segment AGTAACGGCGACACCAACACCGGCTGGAACCTATACTTATACTTGGACCGTTCCATCGGGAGCAACCAACCCAGGAAACGTAGCAACATTCACTACAACCACCGCGGGTGTTTATAGTGTAGTCATAACAGATGCCACAACGACTTGTCCAAGTCTGCCGGGTCAAACCACAGTGGTTATTAATCCAACACCGACAGTTGCAGTAACCAGCCCACCGGTTTGTGCGGGAACACCAGCGACAGTAACGGCAACACCAACCCCTGTAGGAACGTATACGTACACCTGGACCGTTCCATCGGGAGCCACCAATCCAGGAAACGTAGCAACATTCACTACAACCACCGCAGGTGTTTATAGTGTTGTCATAACAAATACCACAACGACTTGTCCGAGTTTGCCTGGTCAAACTACAGTTGTTATCAACCCAACACCAACAGTTGCTGTAACCAGCCCACCGGTTTGTGCAGGCACACCGGCAACAGTAACAGCCACGCCAACTCCGGCAGGAACCTATACTTACACCTGGACCGTTCCATCGGGAGCAACCAACCCAGGAAACGTAGCCACATTTACTACGACCACCGCAGGCGTTTATAGTGTTGTCATAACAGATACCACAACGACTTGTCCGAGTTTACCGGGACAAACCACAGTTGTTATCAATCCGGTACCAACAGTAGCTGTAAGCAGCCCACCGGTTTGTGCAGGAACACCAGCGACAGTAACGGCAACGCCAACTCCGGCAGGAACCTATACTTACACCTGGACCGTTCCATCGGGAGCCACCAATCCAGGAAACGTAGCCACATTTACTACGACCACCGCAGGCGTTTATAGTGTTGTCATAACAGATACCACAACGACTTGTCCGAGTTTACCGGGACAAACCACAGTTGTTATCAATCCGGTACCAACAGTTGCAGTAACCAGCCCACCGGTTTGTGCGGGAACACCAGCGACAGTAACGGCAACACCAACCCCTGTAGGAACGTATACGTACACCTGGACAGTTCCATCGGGAGCAACTAATCCGGGTAATGTAGCAACATTCACTACCACAACTTCAGGTGTTTATAGTGTTGTCATAACAGATACAACTACGACTTGTCCAAGTCAACCTGGTCAAACTACAGTTGTTATTAATCCTTTGGCAGATGCTGGGAATGATGGGACATTGGATATTTGTTCCAACCAAAATTCTGTAGATTTATTCAATTCATTATTAGGAACACCACAAACAGGAGGAACTTGGTCACCAGCATTAGCAAGTGGTAATGGGACTTTTGATCCTGCGGTAGATACTTCGGGAGTTTATACTTATACAATTACGGGTATTGCACCTTGTATTAACGATACTGCTACAGTGACGGTTGCAGTTACTCAAGGCCCGGAAGCAGGAAATGACAATTCACTTGTGATTTGTATAAACAACCCTGCTCAGGACTTATTTTTATTATTAGGCCCAAATGCAGAACCAGGAGGTACATGGTCACCAGTAATGGCGAGTGGAACAGGATTCTTTGACCCGGCAGTTGATCCACAAGCAGATTATACTTATACATTGTCCGGAACTGCACCTTGTTCAAATGATGATGCTACAATATCGGTAACAGTGAACCCAATTCCGGATGCCGGAACAGATGGAGCTAAAACATTTTGTTCGAATGGTTCTTCAGAAGATTTATTCCTTTCCCTTGGAGGAACACCACAAGCAGGAGGAATTTGGTCACCAGCTTTAGCTAGCGGAACAGGGTTTTTTGACCCAACAGTTGATACTGCAGGAGCTTATACTTATACCGTTGGAAGTACTTGTATTACGCCTTCATCCGCAATAGTAACCGTTTCTATAACTCAAGCACCAAATACAGGTGGAGTAGGACAAACTTTGAACACTTGTACGGATGTAACTTCTCTTGATTTATTCACTGGTTTAGATGGGACTCAAGATGCCGGAAACTGGAGTGATGATGATGCTACCGGTGCATTGGTAAACAATATTTTCAACCCATCAACAGTTGGAGTAGGAACCTATCATTTCACTTATACAGTATTGGGAACTTCTCCTTGTGCAGATGGGACTTCAATGGTAACAGTGATTGTAAATCCATTACCAAATGCGGGTAATGCAGTTACGATTGCTCCGGTTTGTACTTCGGTTGGAACCATAGATTTAAATACTTTATTAACGGGTCAGGATGCTGGCGGTACATGGTCGGTGACTACACCAGTAGATATTAGTGCTTTTGCAGCCGGAACTTATACCTATACTTATTCGGTAACAAATTCATGTGGAATAGATACTCAGGACGTACAGTTTACAGTGCTGCCAAATCCGATAATAGCTTCTTCCAATATTGTCATTTTTCCGGTTTGTATTGGTTTAGATGTGACCGTGAATTTAACCGGAATGGTAGATGGAACCTACGCATTGAATTATGATTTAAACGGAAGCAATACACTTACGAATCAAAATGTAACAGTAGTAATTTCGGGTGGTAATGGAAGCTTTACGATTCCGGCAGCAAACGTTCCTAATATAGGTACAACCACAATTACTTTTTTCACAATTCAAGATACAACGACTACTTGTCTGGTTGCTTTGAGCAATGCGGTAGGAACAATTACTATCAATCCGATAGTTCAAATTGACAATACCAATATAGCTGTTTCTACTATTTGTATTGGAAGTGTAGCAACCGTTGTAATTTCAAATGCGACAAATCTTCCTGACGGAGTTTATCAATTTAATTATAGCATTCCAACAGGAACTCCAATAACAGGTAACTCAGGAGACGTTACTATAACAGGAGGCATCGGCCAGTTTACTGTTCCGGCTTCTGTTTTTGCAACAGTTGGAAGTTATACTATTACGATTAACAGCATTACTACTACAACTGGTTGTTCTAACATAGCGGAAGATGCAAATACTACTTTTGATGTTGTTGCTCCTTTAACTGCAGGGACATTTACAGGTCTAACTTCTGTTTGTCCATCAGTTGGAATAATTGATTTATTTGCACTTTTAAATGGTGAAAGTACTGGTGGAACTTGGACGGATAGTGCATCTGCAATCGTAACATCTCCAATAAATATTAGCAGTTTCACTGCAGGAACTTACAGTTATACTTATACCGTAACTAACGCCTGTGGTACGGATACAGAAGTGGTTCAATTTACAGTTTATGCTGCTCCACAATTAACAACGCTGAACATTTCGACTTCGCCAACATGTATCGGAACCAATGCCGTTGTAAATCTTAACGGAATGGTTGACGGAACCTATACTTTAAACTATGATTTAAGCGGAAGCAACACTCTAGCCGGTCAATCGGTTGTGGTTACTATTGCTGCAGGAATTGGAAACTTTACGATTCCAACAGCATCGATTCCAAATGTCGGAACCACAGTAATTACATTTACCAGTATTACTAATAATGCAACGACTTGCACAAGCATATTGACAAATGTTACCGCACAACTAATCATTCGACCTTTGGCTGATATTGATAACGCGAATTTAAGTATTGCTAATGTCTGTTTAGGAAATGGTATAACAGTAAATATAACCGCTGCAATAAATCTACCGGATGGTGTTTATCAATTTAATTATTCTATACCAGGTGCTACTCCGGTAGCTGGAAATTCAGGAGATGTAACTATAACTTCCGGAGTTGGACAATTTACAATTTTATCAACGGTATTCACTACAGCAGGAAATTATACACTAACGGTTTCCGGAATAATAGCCGCAACGGGTTGTACCAATGCTGCTGAAAATGCTACAGCTAACTTCACTATTATCCCAATTCCAAATGCAGCCGGAGCCAGAGTTTCAGCTCAGGATACCTGTCCTAATTCAGACAGTAATGTTACCATAGCCGGAATTAGTAATTTACCTGATGGAACTTATTCATTAACGTATCAATTGTCAGGAGCAAATACAGGAACGGATACTGTTTCGGTAACGTTTACAAATGGTGGTGCAACATTTACCATTCCAGGTGCAAGCATAGTAAATAACGGACAGACAACAGTTCAAATTACCAGCCTAACTTCTCCAAGTAATACTTGTGGATTAAATGGGACAGCTGCACTAACAGGTAATTTCGATGTCATATCAGACCCAGCACCGGTGTTAAATGATAGAGGTGATCTTTTCTGTGGAACCAATGTTCCGGCACCAACCATTGCCGATTTATCAGCAAATATTGTTGGGACGCCAACCATGATTTGGTATGATGCACTAACAGGCGGAACAGCATACAGCCCTTCTGACTTATTGATAAACGGTACAACATATTATGGCGCTGTAGTTTCCGCAACAGGTTGCGAAAGTGTACGTCTTCCGGTTACTGTTGATTTAACAATTTGTGATGTGATAATTCCGGATGGATTCTCACCAAACAATGATGGAATAAACGACACTTTTGAAATTCCAAACCTTGCTATTTTATATCCAAATTTCAAATTAGAAGTATACAACCGCTATGGAAGTTTAATCTATACAGGAAACAGAAACAAAGAAAATTGGGGTGGAACAACTACTGAAAGTGGATTGAATTTAGGGGATAAATTACTGCCAACCGGTGTTTATTTCTATATACTGAATTTCAATGACGGAACAAGAAAAGCTATTCAAGGTAGAGTATATCTAAACAGATAGGAGAAATGAGTGCAACTATGAAACATAAAATTATTAAATATCTCTTAGTACTGCTTGTTGTTTTTTTAACATCAAAAATGCGAGCGCAACAAGATCCACAGTTTACTCACTATATGTATAATATGAGTGTCATGAATCCTGCTTACGCAACAGATAATGCTGATGTGATAAATATGGGAGGATTGTATCGCGCGCAATGGATTGGAATTGAAGGAGCACCAACAACACAAACCTTTTTTGCCCACAAACCACTATCCAAAAGAGTAGAAATAGGTATTTCAGTTGTTCATGATGAAATAGGAGATGTGGTCAAAGAGAATAATATTTTTGCCGATTTTGCGTATGTTTTACCATTAGGTGAAACTACTAAATTGTCTTTTGGATTAAAAGCCGGAGTTACGTTGTTCGATACAAATTTCAACGGATTTGTGCTTACAGACCCAGCTCCCGATCCGGCGTTTCAGAATAATATAAGTCAAACGTTTCCTAACATCGGAGCAGGAACGTATTTGTTTGGGTCCAATTATTATCTTGGATTTTCAGCACCAAATTTAATGACCTCAAGACATATAGAAACCATAAACGGGCATGCCGGAAGTGGCGTAGAATCGGTTCACTTTTTTATGACTGGTGGTTATGTATTTACATTTAACGGAAATGACAACTTCAAACTGAAACCGGCATTTATGGCAAAAGGAGTTGAAGGCGCACCGGTAGCAATAGATTTAACAACCAATGTGTTAATCAATAATAAATTTGAATTGGGAGCAGGTTATCGTATGGGAGATTCCGTTAGCGGTTTAGCAAGTTTTTATATCACACCAACACTCAGAATTGGATATTCTTATGATTATACGCTTTCCAATTTGAGGGATTTCAATTCGGGTTCGCATGAAGTCTTTTTACTATTTGATTTGGATTTAGGTAAACTTTCTTCGGGTAAAGGTTACGATAAATCACCACGATTCTTTTAAAATGAAAATGATGAAAAAATTCTACTACATACTTTTTGTTTTTTGCAGTATCACCACTCTTTTTGCCCAAAAAAAAGTCAGTGTTAAACAAGCCAACACTTTGTTTGCAAGTAAGTCTTATGTCAAAGCTGCCGAAGCTTATGAACAAATAATTCAGACGAAACAAACCAAACAAGTGTTGCAAAATTTAGGAGATTGTTACTACTACAATTTCCAAATGACCAATGCGGTTCGTGCCTACGGACAATTATTTTTCACCTTTAAAGACAGTGTTAAAAAGGATGTTTTTTTCAGATATGCCAATGCACTGAAAGGAACGAAAGATTTTGAAAAAGGTGATGCCATGATGTCGGAGTATTTAGGGTTTGACCAAAATACTCCAAAATTCATGAAGAACATCACCCGAAATACACCAAATAGTTTCAAGTTGCAAATCATGTCAAAAAACAAAACCAATGGCGATTTCGGAATTTCTTTTTATGGCGATAAAGTAACGTTTGCTTCCACACGAAATGCACAAGAGAAAGCCTATGGTTGGAACGACAAACCTTATTTGGACTTGTTTTCTGCTTCTGTTGACAGCCAGGGGCAATTGGTAAAAGTTGAACCTTTTTCTGCCATTATCAATACAAAGAAACACGAAAGTTCGGCATCATTCAGCGCTGATGGGAAAACAATGTATTTCAACAGAAGTGGTGAAAAACAGGTTAAAATTGGCGATGAAAGAGTAGCCATGATTAAAATCTATAAGGCCGAATTTGTAGATGGCAAATGGACTAATGTAACGATGTTGCCATTCTCTAGCGATTCTTATTCAGTCGAGCATCCATTCCTGACAAAAGACGGAAAGAAACTTTATTTCGCGAGTGATATGCCAGGAACATTAGGCAATATGGATATTTATGTTGTGGATATAGGTGAAGATGGTGCTTACAGTCCGCCAAGAAATTTAGGCCCAACTATCAACACCAACCAAAGGGAACAGTTTCCTTTTGTAACCGAAGACGGAACGCTTTATTTTGCTTCTGACGGACATCAGGGCAATGGAAATTTAGATGTTTTCATGAGTTTAAAACTCAGTGATACCGAATTTGATAAACCACTCAATTTAGGCTCGACGATTAACAGCGAAATGGATGATTTCAATTTCATTCTGGATGAGAAAAATGACAAAGGTTATTTTGCTTCTAATAGAACCGGTGATGATAATTTATACACTTTCATTCAGGAAGAAAAC is part of the Flavobacterium sangjuense genome and harbors:
- a CDS encoding OmpA family protein; amino-acid sequence: MKKFYYILFVFCSITTLFAQKKVSVKQANTLFASKSYVKAAEAYEQIIQTKQTKQVLQNLGDCYYYNFQMTNAVRAYGQLFFTFKDSVKKDVFFRYANALKGTKDFEKGDAMMSEYLGFDQNTPKFMKNITRNTPNSFKLQIMSKNKTNGDFGISFYGDKVTFASTRNAQEKAYGWNDKPYLDLFSASVDSQGQLVKVEPFSAIINTKKHESSASFSADGKTMYFNRSGEKQVKIGDERVAMIKIYKAEFVDGKWTNVTMLPFSSDSYSVEHPFLTKDGKKLYFASDMPGTLGNMDIYVVDIGEDGAYSPPRNLGPTINTNQREQFPFVTEDGTLYFASDGHQGNGNLDVFMSLKLSDTEFDKPLNLGSTINSEMDDFNFILDEKNDKGYFASNRTGDDNLYTFIQEENKLQYLVEGEVRDLKSTELLPGATVKLFDDKGNLLEEILVGKDGTFTFNTEPNKKYKIMAFKDFYIPAEAEFDTSQKGKVYIDLQMKVESYYDAEDIINKKDDGTVLIELENIYFDLDKWNIKPQAAQVLDVLVSLLKKYPYMEIQIGSHTDSRASAVYNLRLSNKRAASALEYLVQNGIERKRLRSIGYGETKPLIICPKNDCTEAEHATNRRCTFMILK
- a CDS encoding gliding motility-associated C-terminal domain-containing protein, whose translation is MRITTLIKNYSVYVFLLLSLLGYNDSVYSQCPTVTNPTQSFCDTQSPTVASLVATDNGGGIRWYANATGGAPLSSSISLTNGEDYFADSIMGPCSTRQSVVVTVYSAPTGANFQGVCVTSANLATPSNPQFVISGNGLKWYTVPSGGTALSPTAVLSDNTIYYISQTNPDTGCETSRLQLFVNVGVVPVPTGSAVQEFCSITSPTVNDLVASGNNNWYLTSAFGIPLDLSTPLVNGQHYYATTVDPPCESSDRFDVLVNIYEPNDAGNNGNRGICIDQVSSTAPFDLFNLLGGTPDNTGVWTGPITTTNGSQGTLDVSTMTLAGSPYVFTYTVSSALCATDTSTVTITINPQPTVVVTSPPVCAGTSATVTATPTPAGTYTYTWTVPSGATNPGNVATFTTTTAGVYSVVITDTTTTCPSLPGQTTVVINPVPTVAVTSPPVCAGTPATVTATPTPAGTYTYTWTVPSGATNPGNVATFTTTTSGVYSVVITDTTTTCPSLPGQTTVVINPTPTVAVTSPPVCAGTSATVTATPTPAGTYTYTWTVPSGATNPGNVATFTTTTAGVYSVVITNTTTTCPSLPGQTTVVINPVPTVAVTSPPVCAGTPATVTATPTPAGSYTYTWTVPSGATNPGNVATFTTTTAGVYSVVITDTTTTCPSLPGQTTVVINPVPTVAVTSPPVCAGTPATVTATPTPVGTYTYTWTVPSGATNPGNVATFTTTTAGVYSVVITNTTTTCPSLPGQTTVVINPTPTVAVTSPPVCAGTPATVTATPTPAGTYTYTWTVPSGATNPGNVATFTTTTAGVYSVVITDTTTTCPSLPGQTTVVINPVPTVAVSSPPVCAGTPATVTATPTPAGTYTYTWTVPSGATNPGNVATFTTTTAGVYSVVITDTTTTCPSLPGQTTVVINPVPTVAVSSPPVCAGTPATVTATPTPAGTYTYTWTVPSGATNPGNVATFTTTTAGVYSVVITDTTTTCPSLPGQTTVVINPVPTVAVTSPPVCAGTPATVTATPTPAGSYTYTWTVPSGATNPGNVATFTTTTAGVYSVVITDTTTTCPSLPGQTTVVINPVPTVAVTSPPVCAGTPATVTATPTPAGSYTYTWTVPSGATNPGNVATFTTTIAGVYSVVITDTTTTCPSLPGQTTVVINPVPTVAVTSPPVCAGTPATVTATPTPAGTYTYTWTVPSGATNPGNVATFTTTTAGVYSVVITDTTTTCPSLPGQTTVVINPVPTVAVTSPPVCAGTPATVTATPTPAGSYTYTWTVPSGATNPGNVATFTTTTAGVYSVVITDTTTTCPSLPGQTTVVINPVPTVAVTSPPVCAGTPATVTATPTPAGSYTYTWTVPSGATNPGNVATFTTTTAGVYSVVITDTTTTCPSLPGQTTVVINPVPTVAVTSPPVCAGTPATVTATPTPAGTYTYTWTVPSGATNPGNVATFTTTTAGVYSVVITDATTTCPSLPGQTTVVINPTPTVAVTSPPVCAGTPATVTATPTPVGTYTYTWTVPSGATNPGNVATFTTTTAGVYSVVITNTTTTCPSLPGQTTVVINPTPTVAVTSPPVCAGTPATVTATPTPAGTYTYTWTVPSGATNPGNVATFTTTTAGVYSVVITDTTTTCPSLPGQTTVVINPVPTVAVSSPPVCAGTPATVTATPTPAGTYTYTWTVPSGATNPGNVATFTTTTAGVYSVVITDTTTTCPSLPGQTTVVINPVPTVAVTSPPVCAGTPATVTATPTPVGTYTYTWTVPSGATNPGNVATFTTTTSGVYSVVITDTTTTCPSQPGQTTVVINPLADAGNDGTLDICSNQNSVDLFNSLLGTPQTGGTWSPALASGNGTFDPAVDTSGVYTYTITGIAPCINDTATVTVAVTQGPEAGNDNSLVICINNPAQDLFLLLGPNAEPGGTWSPVMASGTGFFDPAVDPQADYTYTLSGTAPCSNDDATISVTVNPIPDAGTDGAKTFCSNGSSEDLFLSLGGTPQAGGIWSPALASGTGFFDPTVDTAGAYTYTVGSTCITPSSAIVTVSITQAPNTGGVGQTLNTCTDVTSLDLFTGLDGTQDAGNWSDDDATGALVNNIFNPSTVGVGTYHFTYTVLGTSPCADGTSMVTVIVNPLPNAGNAVTIAPVCTSVGTIDLNTLLTGQDAGGTWSVTTPVDISAFAAGTYTYTYSVTNSCGIDTQDVQFTVLPNPIIASSNIVIFPVCIGLDVTVNLTGMVDGTYALNYDLNGSNTLTNQNVTVVISGGNGSFTIPAANVPNIGTTTITFFTIQDTTTTCLVALSNAVGTITINPIVQIDNTNIAVSTICIGSVATVVISNATNLPDGVYQFNYSIPTGTPITGNSGDVTITGGIGQFTVPASVFATVGSYTITINSITTTTGCSNIAEDANTTFDVVAPLTAGTFTGLTSVCPSVGIIDLFALLNGESTGGTWTDSASAIVTSPINISSFTAGTYSYTYTVTNACGTDTEVVQFTVYAAPQLTTLNISTSPTCIGTNAVVNLNGMVDGTYTLNYDLSGSNTLAGQSVVVTIAAGIGNFTIPTASIPNVGTTVITFTSITNNATTCTSILTNVTAQLIIRPLADIDNANLSIANVCLGNGITVNITAAINLPDGVYQFNYSIPGATPVAGNSGDVTITSGVGQFTILSTVFTTAGNYTLTVSGIIAATGCTNAAENATANFTIIPIPNAAGARVSAQDTCPNSDSNVTIAGISNLPDGTYSLTYQLSGANTGTDTVSVTFTNGGATFTIPGASIVNNGQTTVQITSLTSPSNTCGLNGTAALTGNFDVISDPAPVLNDRGDLFCGTNVPAPTIADLSANIVGTPTMIWYDALTGGTAYSPSDLLINGTTYYGAVVSATGCESVRLPVTVDLTICDVIIPDGFSPNNDGINDTFEIPNLAILYPNFKLEVYNRYGSLIYTGNRNKENWGGTTTESGLNLGDKLLPTGVYFYILNFNDGTRKAIQGRVYLNR
- a CDS encoding PorP/SprF family type IX secretion system membrane protein, with the translated sequence MKHKIIKYLLVLLVVFLTSKMRAQQDPQFTHYMYNMSVMNPAYATDNADVINMGGLYRAQWIGIEGAPTTQTFFAHKPLSKRVEIGISVVHDEIGDVVKENNIFADFAYVLPLGETTKLSFGLKAGVTLFDTNFNGFVLTDPAPDPAFQNNISQTFPNIGAGTYLFGSNYYLGFSAPNLMTSRHIETINGHAGSGVESVHFFMTGGYVFTFNGNDNFKLKPAFMAKGVEGAPVAIDLTTNVLINNKFELGAGYRMGDSVSGLASFYITPTLRIGYSYDYTLSNLRDFNSGSHEVFLLFDLDLGKLSSGKGYDKSPRFF